In one Dermochelys coriacea isolate rDerCor1 chromosome 20, rDerCor1.pri.v4, whole genome shotgun sequence genomic region, the following are encoded:
- the HOXC12 gene encoding homeobox protein Hox-C12, with protein sequence MGEHNLLNPGFVGPLVNIHTGDTFYFPNFRASGGQLPGLPSLSYPRRDNVCSLPWASSEPCNGYPQPYLSSPVSINPSFSRACDLARVEESKCYYREACSETASLKREERVRDNALMPLEPGIPNGMSGNFSKYDYPAAETVSHDPPSCQSLESDSSSSLLNEGNKGSSSEPTTMVSPINQGSNLTTGGAPWYPMHTRSRKKRKPYSKLQLAELEGEFMVNEFITRQRRRELSDRLNLSDQQVKIWFQNRRMKKKRLLLREQALSFF encoded by the exons ATGGGCGAGCATAATCTCCTTAATCCTGGGTTTGTGGGACCTTTGGTGAACATCCACACGGGAGACACCTTCTACTTCCCCAATTTCAGAGCTTCCGGAGGACAGCTGCCTGGCTTGCCGTCTCTCTCCTACCCTAGAAGGGACAATGTTTGTTCTTTGCCCTGGGCATCCTCAGAGCCCTGCAACGGATACCCCCAGCCCTATCTCAGCAGCCCCGTGTCCATTAACCCTTCTTTCAGCAGAGCGTGCGACCTAGCTAGAGTGGAGGAGAGTAAATGCTACTACAGGGAGGCTTGCTCCGAGACTGCCAGCCTCAAGAGGGAGGAAAGGGTCAGGGACAATGCTTTGATGCCACTTGAACCTGGGATTCCCAATGGAATGAGCGGTAATTTCAGCAAATATGACTATCCGGCTGCTGAGACTGTGTCCCACGATCCCCCTTCTTGTCAGTCCTTGGAGTCAGACTCCAGCTCATCCTTACTCAATGAAGGGAATAAGGGCTCGTCCAGCGAACCAACTACAATGGTCTCGCCTATCAACCAAGGAAGCAATCTGACAACCGGTG GTGCTCCTTGGTACCCGATGCATACAAGGTCCCGGAAAAAGCGAAAGCCTTATTCCAAGCTCCAGCTAGCAGAGCTGGAAGGGGAGTTTATGGTCAACGAATTCATTACCCGCCAAAGAAGGAGGGAGCTCTCAGACCGATTAAACCTGAGTGATCAGCAGGTGAAGATCTGGTTCCAGAACCGACgcatgaaaaagaaaagactgCTTCTGAGGGAGcaagctctttctttcttttaa